The genomic DNA GAGTCAAGTTTTAATTGTTGACAGATAACAGATGGCCTCACGTTTGACCCTCGAATACTCTGGTATACAGACGAGCTCATGGtcgactcagtgactgcaaggtgcccaggtcctgtggctgcaaaacaggCCCAAATTTTCAGTCCTCCGGCACTGTGCTTGACAGTTAgtctgaggtgtttgtgctgacttgctgtgtttggttttcaccagATGTGAGAgtactttgtttttcatgtggCTGCATATGTGGTagaaaataaagagaagcaTAAGAGGTCCTCTTTTAAGCACCCCATGAGGCTTCTACAAGTAAATCAATTATATATGACAACAAAAAATAATGCTCATGATATCACAGTGATGTCATCGAGGTTATTTACGCTGGGAATGTGGAGTTTAAATGCAAACTGGGCAATTTGCATTGTGGGAAGTGTAGGATCCAGAGGTTTTGAAGCCATTTGTACCACAGGGCCTTTAAAGCTTTGTGTCCTGCATCTGTCATTATTTATTGACATaactgataaatataaaaacatctgTTAGTATAAAACATCCCTTTGTATTGCATTCTTGGGGTATTTTGGGGTACTGTTTATGTCTATATAAAGCAACTGATCACACTGAAACTGTGTTGGCAGATTCAAGCACAACTGGCTGTGATTAATTACTCATCGACTGATCAGACTCAAAGGGGAATTTGTAGTTGCTTTGGTATTTACCCTTCTGACTTTTTCCTGATAACAGATTCTTTTAGAACTGCAGAAGGAGCCTGAGGTAACAGCATGAAGCCAGGATTCATCTGAGGCTTACACAACGGTAATGCAGGAAAAGAAATGATCCGATTCATCTGCTTTATTAATTACATAATCCAAAATTTGTGCATGttggcacaaacacaaacaaagaaaaggaaggTGTATGTCCCAAAAGAGCTGATGAAAAAAAGTGGAAGATTTACCAACTAAGTGCATCTGAGTTATTTTTTCACAATCTCGTGAAGAGTTTTTGGAGAGATCTCCAAGTGTGTGATGAGGTCAGTAAACGCCTAGAGTGTACTTGGAATAGACAGCCATCAGAGGGACTGATTATTCCCCAAATCTGTGGAAAACTAACATGTGTAACAAACCTCTTGCACAAGAgtacatgtttatttttcttccagCATTAAAGAATTACAACATGACAGCACTGGACTGCAAGTACTAATCATTATCATTTCTAAATTACTCTGTAACAGCAATCTGGTCAAAGAAAATAAGTTCATGCTAGGACTTCCTGGCTGAAGAACAAAATCCATAATGTTAGTGAAAGCAACAACAAATCTCGGGGCACTTTAATGGAGTCGCACCCAAGCCTGGATAGGCAGTAAAAGTGCAATTTGAGAGTCAATAATGAAAACAATCTGATCATTTATAATCTATTTAGCATCGAGtattttcagcagctgttgtGTCCAATACTGTGGAATATCGCTGCAGCTCAGACAAGCTCGGCTGTGTGGAGCTGAGCTCCACTGGACTGgaaaacagtatttctgtagAAGGGTGTCTCTGCCATTTGGCACAGGCTCCTCATTACCAGCAAAAATATAGTTAAGGATGAAAAGACCTGAACAAGGCCATCAGACTGGAGACCAGGTGTTTGCCTGATAGCACTGAGCAGCACTGTACCGATTGTTTTCACGGTGTCAAACTCTTCATCCATCAAGACTAACTTTTtagtgaaaaaataatagaacaCTGCTATAAACTAATTGCAATGCTGAAAGTTGTTTATCGCTAAGATTTGTGTGACACTACAATGACACACAGTGGATGAAGCTTTCCTCACGTATGAAATATCACAGAACAGAAACTCACCAGCGATTCTCATGCTAGAGCTCAGTGATTGATTTCATTAGAACATATCACTGGAACCCAATGCTGACTCTTCCACACACAAAACTACAAGAGTTCCTTCTTTTAGCCAAAGTTACAAGGAAACACTGCATGCACTCCATATGCTGAGCAGCTACTGTAATTTTTTTCCACTGCTTTTATTATTAGGCATGTTTCCCGGGGGCAAAAATTCACAGTAGCTATACAACACAACCACAACACCATGTTAAGGCAGCTCACGCCCAATCATGCAGACAGCCCGGTTTCAATAACTAAGCACTACCTTCTGTTGTGTTTACGTTTTTGATCGAACTGAAAAAGACTGTGAAATCCAGAATTAAATTATAACCAAGCTGCTTTTATCCTAAAGTTCCCGGAGCAGCATGTTAACCCTCAGAGTACATTCTTACTTGTGGTTCCCACTGTTTCCGGGAGCATAATGAGAGGCAGAACCCTTCCAGGCTCCAGGTTTGGGTTTGGAAGGCAGACTCTCTCTGCATCTAACATTAGGCTTCAAAATTTCCTTCTATGGTTGGATCATGTGACTCTGATCCATTGTTTGTGCTGCATTAGGCCCATTCTGTCTGTTCTTCATCTCTTCTGTGTCTTCCCCTCCCAAGATCAACACCTCAGCTGTTCCTCGGCTCGTTCCATAAAAGTTTATCACCTTTTTCCCTACAACCTCCTCGCATGTTGAATCTGGGTCCTGTCTTAAACCGAACCCCCTGCCAGAGCACGCTTTTTGGTTTAGTGTAAGAAATGCATAAATGGTTTATGATTCAATCCATACAGGAGCAGAAAAATGTCCCGACATGAATGTAAAAACGCAGAATCCCTGCACCCAGTATCTTCAGAGTGCCAAGTGATTTATTCCACAGGGGCTGAACATGCATTCCACATCTGCACGCTGCACTCGAGACAAATAATCAAAATCATATGATGGACAAGACCATGAAATCAAAAAGGGAATGAGCAACGAAAACAAACAACTACCACTGCACTGCAGAAGTCTGTTCAAAGTTACGAAAAGATAATAATCAGCCAAATAATCATTTTTGAAAATCTCATATAAAAGGTGAGTGAGAGGGTGATGCACATGGAGAATAGCTGATTGGGAACCATTAGAGGGTGTACAACATTTTCAAATACAGCTGGTAAAACAACATGCTGGCTGctaagaaaaaaatcattttgtgCTATAAAATTTTTCCAAGCTATAAAATAAGAGCAGTAATGCACACAGTTTTACAGTTAGAGCAGGGCTTGATGTGGACTTTGTTGCACTGTAAATCCACCTCAGTGTTCCTTCTACAGAACAGGGTGTTTGCATACAAATGTGCACAAACAGTTTAAAACACCTCTCCtcacccaaaacaaaaaaaaagagaaaaagctcTCTCTACTTTCTGTTTTCACAACTGATAAACTCCTAATGAATACAATGCATTCATCCTGGACGGATTCTGGTCACAGCCGTGGCGGCACAGCTGCTCAGAACCGTCAGGCTTACGGGGAGCAGACAGTGGCACACTTTTTTAGTTACAATTAGACACCCTTGCATCTGCTTGAGCTTTGTGAACTCTGCACTTCAACTCCAGAGCTGATAGTTGAGGAAAAAATTGCTCCATTTACTTATTTctgtaaagaaaacatttcaagCCAAAGAAAATCTGCTCGGCTAATTATTTGGACGTGACTTTTAAACAGATGGAGATTCAGCTCAGATTTGGTCAGAGTCTCTGTCAGACTTGATGGCGGCTTCTTGCTCCATTGTTTTCGCGTGGACCATCTTATATGTTCTTTTCATGTCCCTCATCAGCGAGAGAGCTTCCTTATATTCTTGCTTACTGACACTTCTGCTGTGTAGGGCAGTGGCTGGACAGAAAACAGAGTGTTACTTAAAGAAAGAGGACTTTACAGGTGAAATAAGTTGGCATTCACTGCGTATAAGTAGGACGTGTGCATACCTAAAGGGACcacttttactgttttactcTCTCTGATTTCTTGGATCATGTCATCTACCCTTTCAGTCAGCTGCTTCACAGGTTTCAGAGGTGGCAGCTCCTTAATCTGTGTGcagtaattaataaaaatgcagtTAAAGTCGCTCGCTTTATTGCAATTTACGAGCCTGCAAATGAACTTTGCGTGGTTAACATCAGACCCTTTTCTCTCGCTCCCTGTATGGCGTCTGGATGCTGTCGAGCTTTGGTTTCGAGTCCCTGTAAACATTGAGATTCTTCAGTGTGTGCTCCAGCATCCGAACAGCTGTTTGAATTCCTGCACAAAgaaaggaagagagaaagaaagcgtCAGTATTCTCCACAGGCTCACTGTATAGCCAAACTTTATTGGCTTTGAAACAATTGACAAAAAAGCGAAATGGCTGCAGATGAAAATACATTCCTCCTTCCTCACCATTAAGCTTGAGCACACGAGGGTTCGGTTCGACATCCATCAAGAAATCAAACTGCTCGGGATTGGAAATGTTTCTCTCCTTGCTGTCTGCAGTTTCTTTGTCTTCAGGAAGAAGACCAAATTCAAACTCAGGTCCATCTGCTGCCTGAGGATGAAATAACACTGACTGCGTGAAATGCTGCGAtattaaataacatttaaaaaacttaGCAAAATGATGGATTTTTATATCCCAATGAGGAAAACTACTGATTAACATACCTGAGTAAGAAAGAAGGGGTTTCTTTTTTCATGGAAGGTGTGGTTTCTGCTGCTCTTGCCTTCATTTTTGCCAGCCTGGCTTTGTGGATTCAGCAGTAATAGCTTCTTTGACACCTTTGGCATTTTTTCATCCACCTCCAATATGAAAACATTGAAAAAATAATGATTCACTCACTGAAATGGAACAGTTATTAATACAAAAAGCTTGATAACACATACCAGACTTATTTTTATCAATTTctgaccaataaatcattaagttgGCCTTGAAAACCTTAGTGGATGTAAGTCaatttttaatggattgttaGCAAGACCCCACTCTACGCCCTTACagagttttatcagaattcatcAAAAACAATCAAGTTTAGAGGCAAACGCTACCAAAAATATGACCACCTTGGAGTCAATCACATGTcctttctgcaaaatcactaAACCTACTAAACCTAAGACTCCAGCCTGGACATTGATACAGCAAAATTCGAAGGATTGTGATCAAACACAAAAAAGTCCAACCCTCCATTTTGGTTCATTGGACACTTTCAGCGGGCGCTTCACAACCTcctgtgttttcttctgctttattgtTATTCCAAGTCTCTCCTGCATGTAGGCCAGCAAGGGAGGGTCTCCTGTATTTAAACAAAGACATGATGAGGTGATTTCTGAAGCCCTGAACACCTATTTTAAAATGATCCTTTACAGGAGGAATATTACCTCTCCTCCGCGTGGTTATGGGGTTGAACTGAATATCAATTTCACGAAGCATCGGGAAAAGAGTGGCAGCCATCAGTGCTTCCTCCTTAGCAACCTGATGAGAAACCCCTGGTGTGTCACGCTACCTCGTTTTCCAAAAATAGtggatttatttataaaaagcagcagcacaccTTGTTGTCAGCTAGATTGAGGTACTGCAGCGCTGGAAGAGGTAAACTGGATTCTTTGCGGTTCTGCTCCCAGTTGTGTTTGTGAAAGTGGCCACGAGACACACTCGTTTAATGGGAGAATAACACCAAGCTACAGTGATGACACATCTAAAACATTATTGATGAATTACCTCTGAGATTCTTGTCAAATACTGATCGGAAGGCTCCGAGTGAGCGAGTGCTGGATTGAGAGAGatatttttaaaggaaattTACACATGTAAATTACACAAAGCTGATGCCGAGTATTTACCCTCTTCCGCCTCTTCTTCAGTGGCAGTCTGCACAGGTTTGGAATAACCCACCAGTTGCATGAACGGTATTTCAGAAATGCAGTTCCCCTGTAGGCTTAAACGCTTTAGCCTGTAATCGACAATTAAAAATGCTTAATGAACGTTTCCACTAATGCTGTGCATTGTGATAGAGGAGTCCATGTTATGAAACACTTTGTTTAAAAGTGGAATTTCTCACTTGCACTGTGATGCACAAAGGCTGGCAATATGCATACAGACtttttaaaagtacatttaTAATTATATTTTGTATGCAAAAAGTCTTTACAGGAAAACTTACAAACCTCTTTTTTAAGACTGCTGAAGACTCCAGAGGTCAGTTCATTATCGTCAAGCATCAGGACTTCTAGAGATTGAAAGCATGCATCTTCCTCTTTAGTCGACCTGCACGTAAAGAAATGCTAAATGTGTGTGATGATACAATTAAAGTGAAATAAGAttttgtattctgtaacgtatctATTCTCATCAGTGACTTTGGTAAACCATTCAACCCCTCATTAACACAAAGCAGCCAATCAAATGGCAG from Oreochromis niloticus isolate F11D_XX linkage group LG10, O_niloticus_UMD_NMBU, whole genome shotgun sequence includes the following:
- the LOC102079256 gene encoding X-ray radiation resistance-associated protein 1 isoform X1, translating into MQLVGYSKPVQTATEEEAEEALAHSEPSDQYLTRISENRKESSLPLPALQYLNLADNKVAKEEALMAATLFPMLREIDIQFNPITTRRRGDPPLLAYMQERLGITIKQKKTQEVVKRPLKVSNEPKWRVDEKMPKVSKKLLLLNPQSQAGKNEGKSSRNHTFHEKRNPFFLTQAADGPEFEFGLLPEDKETADSKERNISNPEQFDFLMDVEPNPRVLKLNGIQTAVRMLEHTLKNLNVYRDSKPKLDSIQTPYREREKRIKELPPLKPVKQLTERVDDMIQEIRESKTVKVVPLATALHSRSVSKQEYKEALSLMRDMKRTYKMVHAKTMEQEAAIKSDRDSDQI
- the LOC102079256 gene encoding X-ray radiation resistance-associated protein 1 isoform X3; translation: MAATLFPMLREIDIQFNPITTRRRGDPPLLAYMQERLGITIKQKKTQEVVKRPLKVSNEPKWRVDEKMPKVSKKLLLLNPQSQAGKNEGKSSRNHTFHEKRNPFFLTQAADGPEFEFGLLPEDKETADSKERNISNPEQFDFLMDVEPNPRVLKLNGIQTAVRMLEHTLKNLNVYRDSKPKLDSIQTPYREREKRIKELPPLKPVKQLTERVDDMIQEIRESKTVKVVPLATALHSRSVSKQEYKEALSLMRDMKRTYKMVHAKTMEQEAAIKSDRDSDQI
- the LOC102079256 gene encoding X-ray radiation resistance-associated protein 1 isoform X2 — encoded protein: MQLVGYSKPVQTATEEEAEEALAHSEPSDQYLTRISENRKESSLPLPALQYLNLADNKVAKEEALMAATLFPMLREIDIQFNPITTRRRGDPPLLAYMQERLGITIKQKKTQEVDEKMPKVSKKLLLLNPQSQAGKNEGKSSRNHTFHEKRNPFFLTQAADGPEFEFGLLPEDKETADSKERNISNPEQFDFLMDVEPNPRVLKLNGIQTAVRMLEHTLKNLNVYRDSKPKLDSIQTPYREREKRIKELPPLKPVKQLTERVDDMIQEIRESKTVKVVPLATALHSRSVSKQEYKEALSLMRDMKRTYKMVHAKTMEQEAAIKSDRDSDQI